A window from Salvia miltiorrhiza cultivar Shanhuang (shh) chromosome 2, IMPLAD_Smil_shh, whole genome shotgun sequence encodes these proteins:
- the LOC131008070 gene encoding uncharacterized protein LOC131008070, producing MSEDGDDDRDDILPLPPPLIRELGRHRINHPLCIVLPTINQNAEIKPDFIQVLPKFGDLPGESAHKHLAEFDLVCTTLRPQGFTEDHLRLLTFPHKLQGGTRDWLFDLSSRSIRTWNDLEEQFLRKFFPESKAANLRISISSIKQRQQECLPDYWERFQQLCHRCPNHGFSDYQLLINYFYRGMSSFDRRIVDAACGGSLTNKTVDEAKQLIFNMVSNGQQYEDEDDDRYRSVNRAEDACVNEKLDALTSLVRGFVGAQIQKDNHPNFSWSHSPEFFTSAQPQAGRYAHTDRPEPNMSDILQSLAQSSHIINNLVQSQQAFQQETHRSLNSPLK from the coding sequence ATGTCTGAAGATGGGGACGATGACCGTGATGATATTCTGCCACTACCACCACCATTGATAAGAGAGTTGGGCCGCCACAGGATAAATCATCCTCTATGCATTGTGTTGCCCACAATTAATCAAAATGCTGAAATCAAGCCCGATTTCATTCAAGTGCTACCCAAGTTTGGTGATCTACCTGGAGAGAGTGCACACAAGCATCTGGCTGAATTTGATTTAGTTTGCACTACGTTACGTCCTCAAGGTTTTACAGAAGATCATTTAAGATTACTAACTTTTCCTCATAAATTGCAAGGTGGAACTCGAGATTGGTTGTTTGATCTATCATCTCGCTCAATCAGAACTTGGAACGACTTAGAGGAGCAGTTCTTACGTAAATTCTTTCCAGAATCAAAGGCTGCAAATCTAAGAATTTCTATTAGTAGCATCAAGCAGAGGCAGCAAGAGTGTTTGCCTGAttattgggagagatttcaacaATTATGCCATAGATGtcctaaccacggattttctgaTTATCAGTtgctcattaattatttttatcgtggtatgtcttcttttgaCAGGAGGATTGTTGATGCTGCTTGTGGAGGAAGTTTGACCAACAAGACTGTGGATGAAGCAAAACAACTGATTTTTAATATGGTCTCCAATGGTCAAcaatatgaggatgaggatgatgatagGTACAGGTCAGTCAACAGAGCAGAAGATGCATGTGTGAATGAGAAACTCGATGCTCTAACTTCCTTAGTTAGAGGCTTTGTTGGAGCGCAAATTCAGAAGGATAATCATCCAAATTTCAGCTGGAGTCATTCGCCTGAATTTTTCACCAGCGCACAGCCGCAGGCTGggcggtatgcccataccgaccGCCCAGAACCCAATATGAGCGATATTCTTCAGAGTCTGGCACAGAGCAGCCACATTATTAATAATTTGGTACAAAGTCAGCAAGCTTTCCAGCAAGAGACGCACAGATCACTCAACTCACCACTCAAGTGA